One window of Halorubrum depositum genomic DNA carries:
- a CDS encoding type B DNA-directed DNA polymerase: MPFTFDFLDDGRVLEWETTADGAVATEREDYSPRFYVASRAPDDEIDLTRLRSVYERHPDVVATDIVARRPGFRRDDEDVLAVDVVHIDRITSLARQARQLSEYPVGDLACFNVDLSREFRYCLENDVDPTPTSDLSTLRLDVPLTETTGDAYTELAVGGETVTGPPADILTTVQAALDDHDPDVLVCSTSEIVPTLYEMAASNGADNFSLSRTPEGDFQQLASRSTYASYGRVGHSPARYNVPGRAIIDRSNTFFFGETNIDGVLDLVSRSRKPIQEAAWASIGNILTAIQICEAHERGVLVPWHSWRHEKFKSTGVLHDADRGGFIFAPEVGLHEDVHELDFSSLYPNIICTHNVSPDVIRCECHRDREDVPGLGYSICDDRGYLVDVLQPIIDARDEIKAAIRREQERDEPDEERLDELEGRSGALKWILVACFGYQGFSNAKFGRIECHEAINAFAREILLTAKQRLEAGGWRVVHGIVDSIWVTPDPDVDDDDREDLGTLATAITEEVEIRFEHEAHYDWVAFVPQRESDAGALTKYFGKVAGGDDFKIRGIEARQRSTPPFIVDVQRDCLDRLDATRSPDAVLGRLERAIDELQAGNVAVERLVERNRVSKPLESYSQNTQNVAALKRAREQDLAVHPGQDIEYVVVDEEKSSRDRVALAHEEIETYDASYYETQLIRAVESVLSPLRWDRTNIRRELSGERDAVLSSFGASNELS; this comes from the coding sequence ATGCCATTCACATTCGATTTCCTTGATGATGGCCGTGTCCTCGAATGGGAGACGACGGCTGACGGCGCCGTCGCGACCGAACGCGAAGACTACTCGCCGCGCTTCTACGTCGCATCCCGCGCACCAGATGACGAGATCGACCTCACGAGACTCCGCAGCGTGTACGAACGGCACCCGGACGTCGTCGCGACCGATATCGTCGCCCGGCGGCCAGGCTTCCGTCGCGACGACGAGGACGTCCTCGCCGTCGACGTTGTCCACATCGATCGGATCACCTCGCTGGCTCGACAGGCACGCCAGCTGTCCGAGTACCCTGTGGGGGATCTCGCCTGCTTCAATGTCGATCTCTCGCGGGAGTTTCGGTACTGTCTCGAGAACGATGTAGATCCGACGCCAACGAGCGATCTCTCGACGCTGCGACTCGACGTCCCACTCACAGAGACAACAGGCGATGCGTATACCGAACTTGCCGTCGGCGGCGAGACGGTCACGGGCCCGCCAGCAGATATCCTGACGACAGTCCAAGCTGCGCTTGACGACCACGATCCGGACGTCCTCGTCTGCTCGACGAGCGAGATCGTCCCGACCCTGTACGAGATGGCTGCCAGCAATGGCGCCGACAATTTCTCGTTGAGCCGGACCCCAGAGGGCGATTTCCAGCAGCTCGCGAGCCGCTCGACCTACGCGAGCTACGGCCGCGTCGGGCACTCGCCGGCGCGCTACAACGTGCCCGGAAGAGCAATCATCGACCGATCGAACACGTTCTTCTTTGGCGAGACCAACATCGACGGCGTCCTCGACCTGGTCTCGCGGTCGCGCAAGCCGATACAGGAGGCAGCCTGGGCGTCGATCGGCAACATCCTCACAGCCATCCAGATCTGTGAAGCCCACGAACGCGGCGTCCTCGTCCCGTGGCACTCCTGGCGCCACGAGAAATTCAAATCAACAGGGGTGCTCCACGATGCCGATCGTGGTGGGTTCATCTTCGCACCTGAGGTCGGACTCCACGAGGATGTCCACGAACTCGATTTCTCCTCGTTGTATCCGAACATCATCTGCACGCACAACGTCTCGCCGGACGTGATTCGCTGCGAGTGCCATCGCGACCGCGAGGACGTCCCCGGACTCGGGTACTCGATCTGTGACGACCGGGGCTACCTCGTCGACGTCCTCCAGCCGATCATCGATGCGCGCGACGAGATCAAAGCCGCCATCCGTCGCGAACAAGAGCGTGACGAGCCTGATGAGGAGCGCCTCGACGAACTCGAAGGGCGGTCGGGGGCGCTGAAGTGGATCCTCGTCGCCTGCTTCGGCTATCAAGGGTTCAGCAACGCGAAATTCGGCCGCATCGAGTGTCACGAGGCGATTAATGCATTCGCTCGTGAGATTCTGCTGACGGCGAAACAGCGGCTGGAAGCTGGCGGCTGGCGCGTCGTCCACGGAATCGTCGACTCCATCTGGGTGACGCCCGACCCCGACGTCGACGACGATGACCGAGAGGACCTCGGGACGCTCGCGACGGCAATCACGGAAGAGGTCGAGATTCGGTTCGAACACGAAGCCCACTACGACTGGGTGGCGTTCGTCCCGCAGCGCGAGAGCGACGCTGGTGCGTTGACGAAATACTTCGGGAAGGTCGCCGGCGGCGACGACTTCAAAATCAGAGGTATCGAAGCCCGACAGCGTTCGACTCCGCCGTTCATCGTGGACGTCCAGCGGGACTGTCTTGACCGGCTCGATGCTACGCGGTCACCGGACGCGGTGCTCGGCCGGCTCGAACGAGCAATCGACGAACTGCAGGCGGGCAACGTAGCAGTAGAGCGGCTCGTCGAGCGGAACCGTGTCTCCAAGCCCCTGGAAAGCTACTCACAGAATACCCAGAACGTGGCCGCCTTGAAACGGGCCCGCGAGCAGGACCTGGCAGTCCACCCGGGCCAAGATATCGAGTACGTGGTCGTCGACGAGGAGAAATCCTCGCGAGACCGGGTCGCCCTCGCCCACGAGGAGATCGAGACCTACGACGCCTCGTACTACGAGACGCAGCTGATCAGAGCGGTCGAAAGCGTGCTTTCACCGCTCAGGTGGGACCGAACCAATATTCGCCGAGAGCTCTCCGGTGAGAGGGACGCCGTTTTGAGCTCGTTCGGAGCCTCCAACGAACTGTCGTAG
- the orc4 gene encoding DNA replication protein Orc4 gives MTPDSSPSSVDDPLFESGHRIFANKDLLKIGHVPEADRIVGRDEEISKLAKRLNGAVHGYSPENVMIYGKTGTGKSLVSKHVCQRAQNAAQDGVEIGTAYIDCAEDNTETQAISSLAAKLNDESSTGISVPHTGLSTSKYYKLLWKTLDAQFDSVIIILDEIDLMNDDSVLMKLSRAEEAGKIDCSVGVIAISNKIQYVDNVNERVKSSFQHKELFFKPYDANQLREIMFNREDAFQDGVLSEDVIPLSAAFAAQEHGDARKAIDILRHAGEVAYEAGAEQVTEEHVRQAQQHAEKDRFRELVNGAPTQAKAALLALTELSVNSNDDAFLTSRVYDQYERICNHLDMDILSVRRFRDILKEQAFLGVVEIEKINKGSAGGIHLQNRLIEDPQVVRETILEDSRMQDWTRE, from the coding sequence ATGACGCCCGACTCTTCACCCAGTTCTGTCGACGATCCACTCTTTGAATCCGGGCATCGCATCTTCGCGAACAAGGATCTCCTGAAAATCGGCCACGTTCCGGAGGCTGACCGGATCGTCGGTCGCGACGAGGAAATCTCGAAGCTCGCGAAACGTCTCAACGGTGCTGTCCACGGGTACTCCCCAGAAAACGTGATGATCTACGGGAAAACGGGGACTGGTAAATCTCTCGTTTCGAAACACGTCTGCCAACGAGCTCAGAATGCCGCTCAGGATGGCGTCGAGATTGGAACCGCGTATATCGACTGTGCTGAAGACAACACGGAGACTCAAGCAATCTCCTCACTGGCCGCGAAGCTGAACGATGAATCTTCGACTGGAATCTCCGTCCCCCATACCGGCCTCAGTACGTCGAAATACTACAAACTCCTCTGGAAGACGCTCGACGCTCAATTCGATTCTGTGATCATCATCCTCGACGAGATCGATCTGATGAACGACGACAGCGTGCTGATGAAGCTCTCGCGCGCTGAGGAGGCGGGAAAAATCGACTGTAGCGTCGGTGTCATCGCGATCAGCAACAAGATCCAGTACGTCGACAACGTGAACGAGCGCGTGAAAAGCAGCTTCCAGCACAAGGAGCTGTTCTTCAAGCCATACGACGCCAACCAGTTACGGGAGATTATGTTCAACCGTGAGGACGCCTTCCAGGACGGCGTCCTTTCCGAGGACGTGATTCCGCTCTCGGCGGCCTTCGCCGCGCAGGAGCACGGTGACGCTCGGAAGGCGATCGACATTCTTCGCCACGCCGGGGAGGTCGCCTACGAGGCCGGAGCAGAGCAGGTGACGGAGGAACACGTCCGCCAGGCACAGCAGCACGCCGAAAAGGACCGGTTCAGAGAACTCGTGAACGGCGCACCCACGCAGGCGAAGGCGGCGTTGCTGGCGCTCACGGAGCTGAGTGTCAACAGCAACGACGATGCGTTCCTCACGAGTCGGGTGTACGACCAGTACGAACGCATCTGCAACCATCTCGATATGGATATCCTCTCCGTCCGCCGGTTTCGCGACATCCTGAAAGAGCAAGCCTTCCTCGGGGTTGTCGAAATCGAGAAGATCAACAAGGGGAGTGCGGGCGGCATCCACCTCCAGAACCGACTCATCGAAGATCCCCAGGTCGTCCGCGAAACGATCCTCGAGGACAGCCGGATGCAGGACTGGACTCGCGAGTAG
- a CDS encoding helix-turn-helix transcriptional regulator, whose translation MLRRIELEVLATVDRGDTISELATKLNHSESYLSRAVADLVEKGLVFTERDGRRKRVVPSDARAVELYRDLVRQHSHIDFPELLTGKALEVLYYLDQPRTVSEIADRSDNYRNTVNRVLKRFRDRGLVGTADGHYEFNADFDRLHEFARELVHHLHRQRLEAVAPKGTILWEDYDEFLAQAETEIDAAAFHETGLARFAAFDLQFLLTGHRYYVYSEDLDAVSPAELCCHTLLIDDGSRHRSYCLLLLSHVDVDEAALREQAAKYGLEDDIDALLRYLETHGEVDDDRLPEWDEFQELAADYEVPLPK comes from the coding sequence GTGCTCCGGCGTATCGAACTCGAGGTCCTCGCCACGGTCGACCGCGGCGACACGATCTCCGAACTCGCGACGAAGCTCAACCACAGCGAGAGCTACCTCTCTCGTGCCGTCGCCGACCTCGTCGAAAAGGGACTCGTCTTCACGGAACGCGACGGGCGGCGAAAACGAGTCGTTCCGTCGGATGCTCGCGCCGTCGAACTCTACCGGGACCTCGTCCGCCAGCACTCCCATATCGACTTCCCCGAACTGCTGACGGGCAAGGCACTCGAAGTGCTGTACTACCTCGACCAGCCGCGAACCGTCTCCGAAATCGCCGACCGGAGCGACAACTACCGCAACACGGTTAACCGCGTCCTCAAGCGGTTTCGTGACCGTGGTCTCGTCGGGACGGCCGACGGCCACTACGAGTTCAACGCTGACTTCGACCGCCTCCACGAGTTCGCCCGGGAACTCGTACATCATCTACATCGCCAGCGTCTCGAAGCCGTTGCCCCGAAGGGGACGATTCTCTGGGAGGACTACGACGAATTCCTCGCGCAGGCAGAGACGGAGATCGACGCGGCGGCGTTCCACGAAACCGGCCTCGCTCGGTTCGCAGCCTTCGACCTCCAGTTCCTGCTCACCGGCCACCGCTACTACGTCTACTCCGAGGATCTCGACGCAGTCTCGCCGGCGGAACTTTGCTGTCACACGCTGCTGATCGACGACGGCAGCCGCCACCGCTCGTACTGTCTCCTCCTGCTCAGCCACGTCGACGTCGACGAGGCGGCCCTCCGAGAGCAGGCGGCGAAGTATGGCCTCGAAGACGATATCGACGCCTTGCTCCGCTACCTCGAGACGCACGGCGAGGTAGACGACGACCGACTCCCGGAGTGGGACGAGTTCCAGGAGCTGGCGGCTGACTACGAGGTGCCATTACCAAAATGA
- a CDS encoding DUF6036 family nucleotidyltransferase produces MRPTFGREYIENEFQRIVDGLSAPLAVYLIGGGAMSLRDLKGATKDIDLVVPDGDAYGQLWAVLMDLGYAEVQSLDPDYRALGATSCVENDDGCRLDIFNQQVANKLVLTDGMQERSEPFLDTDQLTVRLVSNEDIFLFKAIAGRDDDIEDMNMLVQAGLDYDVVRTELEAQIERLGDDQFATFANEALVELEERYGVTTPIEGRVQELTNRYYRGLEVLQALDEPMTVDELAAELELDDEEVHDRIAYLSTFDRVRRDGDTVRPVE; encoded by the coding sequence ATGAGACCAACATTCGGACGCGAGTACATCGAGAACGAATTCCAGCGGATCGTGGATGGCCTCTCAGCCCCGCTCGCGGTCTACCTGATCGGTGGTGGCGCGATGTCGCTGCGCGACCTCAAGGGGGCGACGAAAGATATCGACCTGGTCGTCCCGGATGGCGACGCGTACGGTCAGCTGTGGGCCGTCTTGATGGACCTCGGGTATGCGGAGGTTCAATCGCTGGATCCAGATTATCGGGCGCTGGGGGCAACGAGCTGCGTTGAGAACGACGACGGGTGTCGCCTTGACATCTTCAACCAGCAGGTCGCGAACAAGCTCGTGCTCACCGACGGGATGCAAGAGCGCAGCGAGCCGTTCCTCGACACAGATCAACTGACGGTCCGGCTGGTCAGCAACGAAGATATCTTCCTGTTCAAGGCGATCGCAGGCCGCGACGACGACATCGAGGACATGAATATGCTCGTACAGGCCGGTCTCGATTACGACGTCGTCCGGACTGAACTCGAAGCCCAGATCGAACGCCTGGGGGACGATCAGTTCGCCACGTTCGCGAACGAGGCCCTGGTCGAACTCGAGGAGCGGTACGGAGTAACCACGCCGATCGAGGGGCGCGTTCAGGAACTGACGAATAGGTACTACCGGGGGCTCGAAGTCCTCCAGGCACTCGATGAACCGATGACCGTCGACGAACTGGCCGCGGAACTGGAGCTGGATGACGAGGAGGTTCACGACCGGATCGCGTATCTCTCAACGTTCGACCGGGTCCGTCGGGATGGCGACACAGTCCGTCCCGTGGAGTAG
- a CDS encoding ArdC-like ssDNA-binding domain-containing protein, with amino-acid sequence MSTIRDSSVSFDQTDTRSDEMNSTIEQWIDDLVAGVDNAQASVEFQEWLDVQSRFHDYSYRNTLLIKRQCPEASRVAGYRTWQEEFDRHVKEGESAIWIWAPIITKQCPECENSPSYHEDSDCEYDETPPEEWSEGLVGFKPAPVFDISQTEGEPLPDLDTEATGDAGDLVEQLTGAADDLGVTVQIVPAEEWTHGEAKGICEQLSLVDVQPLVEVRDRENEADLARTLIHEYAHALLHFDVDDDTERAKREVEAEAVAYVVGRYCGLDTSGSAFYLAAWESDDPEVVRERLGRISSTAEELIDVLEGDSSSQHS; translated from the coding sequence ATGTCCACGATCAGAGACTCGTCGGTCTCCTTCGACCAGACCGACACACGATCCGACGAGATGAACAGTACCATCGAACAGTGGATCGACGACCTCGTCGCCGGCGTCGACAACGCGCAGGCCAGCGTGGAGTTCCAAGAGTGGCTCGACGTCCAGAGTCGCTTCCACGACTACTCCTACCGGAACACGCTCCTCATCAAGCGGCAGTGTCCCGAGGCGAGCCGGGTGGCGGGCTACCGGACGTGGCAGGAGGAGTTCGACCGCCACGTCAAGGAGGGTGAGTCGGCCATCTGGATCTGGGCGCCGATCATCACCAAGCAGTGCCCGGAGTGCGAGAATTCGCCGAGCTACCACGAGGACAGTGATTGTGAGTACGACGAGACGCCGCCCGAGGAGTGGTCCGAGGGCCTGGTCGGGTTCAAACCCGCACCGGTGTTCGACATCTCCCAGACCGAGGGCGAGCCGCTTCCCGACCTGGACACGGAAGCGACCGGCGACGCCGGCGACCTCGTCGAACAGTTGACTGGCGCCGCTGACGACCTCGGCGTGACGGTGCAGATCGTTCCAGCCGAGGAGTGGACCCACGGCGAGGCAAAGGGCATCTGCGAGCAGCTGAGCCTCGTCGACGTTCAGCCGCTCGTCGAGGTGCGTGATCGGGAGAACGAGGCCGACCTCGCGCGGACGCTAATTCACGAGTACGCCCACGCTCTGCTCCACTTCGACGTCGACGACGACACCGAGCGGGCGAAACGCGAGGTCGAGGCCGAAGCCGTCGCATATGTCGTCGGGCGGTACTGTGGGTTGGACACTAGCGGGTCGGCGTTCTACCTCGCTGCGTGGGAGTCGGACGATCCCGAGGTCGTTCGCGAGCGGCTCGGACGGATCAGTTCTACAGCAGAAGAGCTCATCGACGTGCTCGAAGGAGACTCCTCGTCCCAACATAGTTAA
- a CDS encoding homing endonuclease associated repeat-containing protein: MGKKLYSDEELLNRLREFASELGRPPSQNEMNESGTHAAKTYADRFGSWNEALKTADLETGTNEPNGRPATPKADLLVDLKSVAEIVGEAPSERTYRSYGKYSVKTYCKRFGGWNSALRAAGLEPNVELNLSEEALIAALQEFAEELGRPPTTDEMDQDGPYTSDPYKRAFGNWNQALQRAGLEINYTRNVSEDTLLSELKRLSEELGHIPRKEEMQDQGKWSGSVYQKRFGSWNEALTAAGFEPNTRWRIPREGLLTELRELAEELGHPPTTGEMIKHGEFTTQPYRRVFGSWRTALQAADPDYLDDYRQSNTETVPFGSNWPQIREEIITRDNESCLRCGMGREAHRDKFGRDLPVHHRIPRRRFYNDPDRSVDDADVPSNLLTLCIPCHRRLERLPVQPVVD, encoded by the coding sequence ATGGGCAAGAAGCTGTACTCAGACGAAGAACTCCTCAATCGTCTCCGGGAATTCGCGTCGGAACTCGGGCGGCCCCCGTCGCAGAATGAGATGAACGAGTCCGGCACTCATGCCGCAAAGACCTACGCGGACCGTTTCGGGTCGTGGAATGAAGCGCTCAAGACTGCCGACCTTGAGACGGGAACAAACGAACCAAACGGAAGACCAGCGACACCGAAAGCCGATCTTCTTGTGGACCTCAAATCAGTCGCTGAAATCGTAGGAGAGGCACCTTCAGAGCGAACCTACAGAAGTTACGGGAAGTACTCGGTGAAAACGTACTGCAAGCGATTCGGCGGGTGGAACTCAGCTCTACGGGCAGCTGGGTTGGAGCCCAACGTTGAACTGAATCTCTCCGAAGAAGCACTTATTGCTGCTCTACAGGAGTTCGCTGAGGAACTTGGCCGCCCACCCACGACAGACGAGATGGATCAAGATGGTCCGTACACCTCGGATCCGTACAAACGGGCCTTCGGAAATTGGAATCAGGCTCTTCAGAGGGCTGGCTTAGAAATAAACTATACACGAAACGTGAGTGAAGACACTCTGCTGTCTGAACTCAAGAGACTCAGCGAAGAGTTGGGACACATTCCGCGCAAAGAGGAGATGCAGGACCAGGGAAAATGGAGCGGATCGGTCTACCAGAAGCGGTTCGGTTCTTGGAACGAGGCGCTTACAGCCGCTGGCTTCGAGCCAAATACCCGGTGGCGAATTCCACGTGAGGGTTTATTGACCGAATTGCGAGAGCTCGCCGAAGAGTTGGGTCATCCGCCGACAACGGGTGAGATGATTAAACACGGGGAATTCACGACCCAGCCGTATCGGCGCGTATTCGGATCATGGCGAACAGCCCTACAGGCGGCCGATCCAGACTATTTAGACGACTACCGCCAGTCAAATACCGAGACAGTACCGTTCGGCTCGAACTGGCCACAGATTCGTGAGGAAATCATTACCCGTGACAATGAATCCTGTCTGCGCTGCGGTATGGGCCGCGAAGCTCACCGCGATAAATTCGGACGTGATCTCCCGGTTCATCATAGGATCCCTCGACGCCGGTTCTACAACGACCCAGACCGGTCGGTCGACGATGCAGATGTACCGAGTAACCTGTTGACTCTCTGTATCCCGTGCCACCGCCGCCTCGAACGGCTTCCAGTCCAACCAGTGGTTGACTAA
- a CDS encoding heavy-metal-associated domain-containing protein: MERKTISVTGMSCNGCEQNVETALRNLDSVTRVEADHKADTVDVVLEDEVSDDDVNAAIEQAGYDVVA; this comes from the coding sequence ATGGAGCGAAAGACGATCTCAGTCACCGGGATGTCGTGCAACGGGTGCGAACAGAACGTGGAGACCGCCCTGCGAAACCTCGATAGTGTGACTCGGGTCGAGGCCGACCACAAAGCTGACACGGTCGACGTGGTCCTCGAGGATGAGGTCTCAGATGACGATGTGAACGCGGCAATCGAACAGGCTGGCTACGACGTCGTGGCCTAA
- a CDS encoding heavy metal translocating P-type ATPase, with the protein MGTTHEQFNVGGMSCSFCAESIKKAYSRTDGVEDVDVSLAHEEVLVEYDNDLLSEVEVKDTLRDLGYTIRDPDKAKRYEQQQAELADGKRRLLLAGGASIVVAALMGWMILVMGRFESSSLVMDLVTLGLALGTMFGSGRYIKEKAYQSLRRGIFNQHVLLEAGAFAGLLGGLLGLFVFPGFPTVHFFAVSVFITTYHILSEYTSLIVRTRASQAVQGLLDLQPDTARRVSDDGDVEEVPVDDLDIGDRVRVKPGENIPVDGEVVEGESTVDESVATGESIPEEKTGGDTVIGGSVNETGALLIEVTATGEDAFLNQIAREIEEARAMKPGIIQLADRVLKYFVPGVLTIAGLSFLFWVVAPLAWGAAPNVQRGAFAALAVLVLGYPCALGMATPLALIRGGGKAANRGILMRSGDAFQIFPDVDHIVLDKTGTITVGEPAVSEVVAFGADEVDVLTTAASAEAFSEHPLADAILEAADEQGGEYADPDAFDSVTGKGVRATVASDDVLVGKTGWLSDEGIDLSKESDDIERLQGRGLTVAGVVRDGDLIGLICIGDEIKADAAETIRRMRDAGITPMMLTGDNERTAQAVAEEVGIDRVMADVLPDEKREEIGHLQEAGHRVAMVGDGINDAPALTQADIGIAIGAGTDIAIESADIVLMGDRLGGVMDAYDIGTESYRKTRQNLATAFAFNGIGVAAATTGLVHPVFAMLAMVLSVSAVLANSFAGQLLSGEGVNTEFALDERTDDNVSDGRAAAD; encoded by the coding sequence ATGGGAACGACACACGAACAATTCAACGTCGGGGGAATGTCCTGCTCGTTCTGTGCCGAGAGCATCAAGAAGGCCTACAGCCGAACCGATGGTGTCGAGGACGTCGACGTGAGTCTCGCCCACGAGGAAGTTCTCGTCGAATACGACAACGACCTGCTGAGTGAGGTCGAGGTGAAGGACACGCTCCGGGATCTCGGGTACACCATCCGCGACCCGGACAAAGCGAAGCGGTACGAGCAACAGCAGGCCGAACTCGCCGACGGCAAGCGCCGCCTCCTCCTCGCAGGTGGCGCATCTATCGTGGTCGCTGCCCTGATGGGGTGGATGATTCTCGTGATGGGACGCTTCGAGTCATCATCTCTTGTGATGGATCTGGTGACACTGGGGCTGGCGCTCGGGACGATGTTCGGTTCTGGACGGTACATCAAAGAGAAAGCCTACCAGAGCCTGCGCCGGGGGATCTTCAATCAGCACGTTCTCTTGGAAGCAGGTGCATTCGCAGGGTTACTTGGTGGGCTGCTCGGCCTGTTCGTGTTCCCTGGCTTCCCGACCGTCCACTTCTTCGCCGTTTCCGTGTTCATCACCACCTATCACATCCTTTCGGAGTACACCAGCCTCATCGTCCGCACGCGAGCTTCCCAAGCCGTCCAAGGCCTTCTCGACCTCCAGCCCGACACGGCACGCCGCGTCAGTGATGACGGTGATGTCGAGGAGGTTCCTGTCGACGACCTCGACATCGGTGATCGCGTCCGGGTCAAGCCCGGCGAGAACATCCCCGTCGACGGCGAAGTCGTCGAGGGTGAGTCTACAGTCGACGAATCGGTCGCCACCGGGGAGTCCATTCCCGAGGAGAAAACGGGCGGCGACACGGTGATCGGTGGCAGCGTCAACGAGACCGGGGCGCTGCTCATCGAGGTAACTGCAACCGGGGAGGACGCGTTCCTAAACCAGATCGCCCGCGAGATCGAGGAGGCGCGGGCGATGAAGCCCGGCATCATCCAGCTCGCCGACCGCGTGCTCAAGTATTTCGTCCCCGGCGTCTTGACGATCGCTGGGTTGTCGTTCCTCTTCTGGGTGGTCGCCCCCCTCGCGTGGGGAGCAGCCCCAAACGTCCAGCGCGGGGCGTTCGCGGCGCTGGCGGTCCTCGTGCTCGGCTATCCGTGTGCGCTCGGGATGGCGACACCGCTGGCCCTGATCCGGGGCGGCGGGAAGGCCGCGAACCGTGGCATCCTGATGCGCTCCGGTGACGCCTTCCAGATATTTCCCGACGTCGACCACATCGTGTTGGACAAGACCGGCACCATCACCGTCGGCGAACCCGCCGTTAGTGAGGTCGTCGCGTTCGGTGCCGACGAGGTGGATGTACTCACGACTGCGGCCAGTGCGGAGGCCTTCTCCGAACACCCGCTCGCTGATGCGATCCTCGAGGCCGCCGACGAGCAGGGCGGCGAGTACGCGGATCCTGACGCCTTTGACTCGGTGACCGGCAAGGGCGTCCGAGCGACCGTGGCCAGCGACGACGTGCTGGTCGGGAAAACGGGATGGCTCAGCGACGAGGGGATCGACCTGTCGAAGGAGAGCGACGACATTGAACGACTTCAGGGCCGCGGCCTCACCGTCGCCGGCGTTGTCCGTGACGGTGACCTGATCGGCTTGATCTGCATCGGCGACGAAATCAAAGCCGACGCCGCGGAGACCATCCGGCGGATGCGCGACGCCGGTATCACACCCATGATGCTCACCGGCGACAACGAACGCACCGCGCAGGCTGTCGCCGAGGAGGTCGGCATCGATCGCGTTATGGCCGACGTCCTGCCCGACGAGAAACGTGAAGAGATCGGTCACCTGCAGGAAGCCGGCCACCGCGTAGCGATGGTCGGCGACGGCATCAACGACGCCCCCGCACTCACGCAGGCGGACATCGGGATCGCGATCGGCGCAGGGACCGACATCGCCATCGAATCGGCGGACATCGTCCTGATGGGTGACCGGCTCGGCGGCGTGATGGACGCCTACGACATCGGGACCGAAAGCTACCGGAAGACCCGCCAGAATCTCGCGACGGCGTTCGCCTTCAACGGCATCGGCGTCGCCGCTGCGACCACCGGGCTCGTTCACCCGGTGTTCGCGATGCTCGCGATGGTGCTGTCGGTCTCGGCCGTCCTCGCCAACAGCTTCGCTGGTCAACTCCTCTCGGGCGAGGGTGTCAACACCGAGTTCGCCCTCGACGAACGCACGGACGATAACGTGAGCGACGGCCGAGCGGCGGCCGATTAG
- a CDS encoding ArsR/SmtB family transcription factor: MALLESDVPIREVVTTDPEKAKALENDVRAKILDMLATEEMTIEEIHDELHRRGEEKAETTVRHHVNVLKDAGMVEIARLEEAGGGTRKYYKSNTRVFSYDLPESSGEQLAPAQDTTREELAALIETLAEQHGDEIEAVAKEMKPCEYCESQHYKEFVVRELLNRALIDLGETGELDELLSTAE; this comes from the coding sequence ATGGCGCTCCTTGAATCTGACGTACCGATCCGGGAAGTCGTAACCACCGACCCGGAGAAAGCGAAGGCGCTGGAGAACGATGTCCGGGCGAAGATCCTCGATATGCTCGCGACCGAGGAGATGACGATCGAGGAGATTCACGACGAACTGCATCGTCGCGGCGAGGAGAAGGCGGAAACAACGGTCCGCCACCATGTGAACGTCCTAAAGGACGCCGGGATGGTCGAAATCGCGCGGCTCGAGGAAGCTGGTGGTGGGACACGGAAGTACTACAAGTCGAACACACGGGTCTTCTCGTACGACCTTCCAGAAAGCAGCGGAGAGCAACTTGCTCCGGCGCAGGACACGACTCGTGAAGAGCTAGCTGCGCTGATCGAGACCCTCGCCGAGCAACACGGCGACGAGATCGAGGCCGTAGCCAAGGAGATGAAACCGTGTGAATACTGCGAATCCCAGCACTACAAGGAGTTCGTCGTTCGAGAACTGCTCAATCGCGCGCTCATCGACCTCGGCGAAACTGGGGAGCTCGACGAACTCTTATCGACAGCTGAGTGA